The following coding sequences lie in one Amycolatopsis cihanbeyliensis genomic window:
- a CDS encoding pyridoxal phosphate-dependent aminotransferase, translating into MTVTRLREIPGIGVDVIGDEADAAADPELLRLENLDTDLRPPALALDTTRAAIEEDAANSYLPFHGHRALRQAATAHVGRLAARGYDPDTECVGVAGGLNGVLNTLLATVEPGQEVVLCDPAYAGLVNRVRLAGGVPRFVPTEPAPEGWRVDPERLAGAVGPDTAAVLMMSPAMPTGLVLDGEHWAALARACTRHDTWLIYDAAMERIRFDGKGPDHPATHEGLAERTITVGSAAKELRLIGWRVGWVVAPAGILADIRLVGLTNVVCQVGLAQQAVAAALAAPDADADVATATAEWGRRCEAVLRRLADYPVIRPRGGWSLLLDTAPLGLAPAELSRRLFERGRVAATPMDHWGPSGGRYLRLVYANEPVARLADLGERFRTAIG; encoded by the coding sequence ATGACGGTGACACGGTTGCGCGAGATTCCCGGGATCGGTGTGGACGTCATCGGGGACGAGGCCGATGCCGCGGCGGACCCGGAGTTGCTGCGGCTGGAGAACCTGGACACCGACCTCCGGCCACCCGCGCTCGCCCTGGACACCACCAGGGCGGCGATCGAGGAGGACGCGGCCAACAGCTACCTGCCGTTCCACGGGCATCGCGCGCTCCGGCAGGCCGCCACGGCGCACGTCGGCAGGCTGGCCGCACGTGGCTACGACCCGGACACCGAGTGTGTCGGGGTGGCCGGTGGGCTGAACGGCGTGCTCAACACGCTGCTCGCCACGGTCGAGCCGGGCCAGGAGGTGGTGCTGTGCGACCCGGCCTACGCGGGCCTGGTCAACCGGGTGCGGCTGGCCGGCGGCGTGCCGCGGTTCGTGCCTACCGAACCGGCTCCCGAGGGTTGGCGCGTCGATCCCGAGCGGCTCGCCGGCGCGGTCGGCCCGGACACCGCCGCGGTGCTGATGATGAGCCCGGCCATGCCGACCGGCCTCGTCCTGGACGGCGAGCACTGGGCGGCGCTGGCGCGGGCCTGCACCCGGCACGACACCTGGCTGATCTACGACGCGGCCATGGAACGCATCCGCTTCGACGGTAAGGGGCCGGACCATCCCGCCACCCACGAGGGGCTGGCCGAACGCACCATCACGGTCGGGTCGGCGGCCAAGGAACTGCGGCTGATCGGCTGGCGGGTCGGCTGGGTGGTGGCGCCCGCCGGGATCCTCGCCGACATCCGGCTTGTCGGCCTGACCAACGTCGTCTGCCAGGTCGGGCTGGCGCAGCAGGCGGTCGCGGCGGCACTGGCCGCGCCGGACGCGGACGCCGACGTCGCCACGGCCACCGCCGAATGGGGCCGGCGCTGCGAGGCCGTGCTGCGGCGGCTCGCGGACTACCCGGTGATCCGGCCGCGGGGCGGCTGGTCCCTGCTGCTGGACACCGCGCCGCTCGGACTCGCCCCCGCCGAGCTGTCCCGGCGGCTGTTCGAGCGCGGCCGGGTCGCCGCGACCCCGATGGACCACTGGGGACCCAGCGGCGGCCGCTACCTGCGCCTGGTCTACGCCAACGAGCCGGTGGCCCGACTCGCCGACCTCGGCGAGCGGTTCCGCACCGCCATCGGCTGA
- a CDS encoding putative quinol monooxygenase, with amino-acid sequence MTVIVAGKVYVEPGERDRFVAGHRELVLRCRERPGCLDLAISPDPVEPGRVNLFEHWESEEALAAWRAIAPAPAVDVEITDDQVLKHEVASSGPPFG; translated from the coding sequence ATGACGGTGATCGTCGCGGGCAAGGTGTACGTGGAACCCGGGGAGCGGGACCGGTTCGTGGCGGGGCACCGGGAGCTGGTGCTGCGCTGCCGCGAGCGGCCCGGCTGCCTCGATCTCGCGATCTCGCCCGATCCGGTCGAGCCGGGACGGGTGAACCTGTTCGAGCACTGGGAGTCGGAGGAGGCGCTGGCGGCCTGGCGCGCCATCGCCCCGGCGCCGGCCGTGGACGTGGAGATCACCGACGACCAGGTGCTCAAGCACGAGGTCGCGAGCTCGGGCCCGCCCTTCGGCTGA